Proteins from a genomic interval of Undibacterium parvum:
- the bioB gene encoding biotin synthase BioB, giving the protein MQQNASPLNFQAPVKALEAEIWPVDDVLALFDLPFNELMFKAQQAHRENFPDGDVELATLLSIKTGGCEEDCGYCPQAARYDTGVVAKKMLDVREVLDAAKAARENGATRFCMGAAWRSPKERDMEKVETMVREVKALGLETCATLGMLEEAQAQRLAAAGLDYYNHNLDTAPEFYDNVISTRDYQDRLDTLGHVRTAGLKVCCGGIVGMGESRRQRAGLIAQLANLNPYPESVPVNHLVQVEGTPLHGLDPLDPLEFVRTIAVARLTMPKARVRLSAGRRQMGEAVQAMCFMAGANSIFYGDKLLTTGNPDAEDDRVLLAKLGLKTRGKVEAKAGSCN; this is encoded by the coding sequence ATGCAACAGAACGCCTCTCCATTAAATTTCCAAGCTCCGGTCAAAGCGCTAGAGGCTGAAATCTGGCCCGTCGACGATGTGCTGGCACTCTTCGATTTGCCTTTCAACGAGTTGATGTTTAAGGCGCAGCAAGCGCATCGCGAGAACTTCCCGGATGGCGACGTTGAGTTGGCGACCCTGCTGTCGATCAAGACCGGCGGCTGCGAAGAAGATTGCGGTTATTGCCCGCAAGCGGCACGTTACGATACCGGCGTGGTAGCAAAAAAAATGCTGGATGTGCGTGAAGTGCTAGATGCGGCGAAAGCCGCCCGTGAAAACGGCGCGACCCGTTTTTGCATGGGTGCTGCCTGGCGCTCGCCGAAAGAGCGTGACATGGAAAAAGTCGAAACCATGGTGCGCGAAGTCAAAGCCCTGGGGCTGGAAACCTGCGCCACCTTGGGTATGCTGGAAGAAGCACAAGCCCAGCGTTTAGCCGCTGCCGGTCTGGATTACTACAACCATAATCTGGATACCGCGCCCGAGTTTTACGATAATGTGATTTCTACCCGTGATTATCAAGATCGCCTCGATACCCTCGGCCATGTTCGTACTGCCGGCCTGAAAGTCTGCTGTGGCGGTATCGTCGGCATGGGCGAATCGCGTCGCCAGCGCGCCGGTCTGATCGCCCAATTAGCCAACCTGAATCCTTACCCAGAATCGGTGCCGGTGAATCATTTGGTGCAGGTAGAGGGCACACCCTTGCATGGTCTAGATCCGCTCGATCCTTTGGAATTTGTGCGCACTATCGCAGTAGCGCGCCTGACCATGCCAAAAGCACGGGTGCGCTTATCCGCTGGCCGCCGACAGATGGGCGAAGCGGTGCAGGCGATGTGCTTCATGGCAGGCGCTAACTCAATTTTTTACGGCGACAAGTTGCTCACTACCGGCAACCCGGATGCCGAAGACGACCGCGTCTTGCTGGCCAAATTGGGTTTGAAAACACGTGGAAAAGTCGAAGCAAAAGCCGGTAGCTGCAATTAA
- the bioD gene encoding dethiobiotin synthase — translation MMLQRPHDYFVTGTDTEIGKTLVSSALLLALAQQGFSTLGMKPVAAGADLIDGVWHNEDVDALMAAASVRAAPELVAPYLMQTPAAPHIVAELENLQISGAHIQTCYQALTQQADAVIVEGVGGFCVPLNADIDTADMAQTLGLPVILVVGMRLGCINHALLTVQAIAARGLKLAGWVANTVDDTMLYPDQNLAALRARIDAPLLGQIPRLATPTAQAAAGFLNLEFLTH, via the coding sequence ATGATGCTGCAACGACCACATGATTATTTTGTGACTGGCACCGATACCGAAATCGGCAAGACCTTGGTCAGTAGCGCGCTGTTGCTGGCGTTGGCGCAGCAAGGTTTCAGTACCCTAGGAATGAAGCCAGTCGCCGCCGGTGCCGATCTGATAGACGGCGTTTGGCATAACGAAGATGTCGATGCCCTGATGGCGGCTGCCAGTGTACGTGCCGCGCCCGAGTTGGTGGCACCGTATTTAATGCAGACTCCGGCAGCACCGCATATTGTGGCTGAGCTGGAAAATCTGCAGATTTCCGGCGCGCATATTCAGACTTGTTATCAAGCTTTGACGCAGCAGGCCGATGCCGTGATCGTCGAAGGGGTAGGCGGTTTTTGCGTCCCCTTGAATGCCGACATAGACACTGCCGACATGGCGCAAACTTTAGGCTTGCCAGTCATTTTAGTGGTGGGCATGCGCCTAGGTTGCATCAACCATGCCTTGCTGACGGTGCAGGCGATTGCCGCGCGCGGCCTGAAGTTGGCCGGCTGGGTTGCGAATACCGTCGATGACACTATGTTGTACCCAGATCAAAATCTGGCGGCTTTGCGAGCGCGTATAGACGCGCCCTTGCTGGGCCAGATACCACGCCTAGCGACCCCGACGGCACAGGCTGCCGCCGGGTTTTTGAATTTAGAATTTTTGACGCACTAA
- the bioF gene encoding 8-amino-7-oxononanoate synthase has product MILLDQLEAQLEVLNAKSLRRRRRTADTACAPRVTVDGNPVLAFCSNDYLGLAAHPKIISALQQGASLYGVGSGASHLISGHSRAHAILEERLADFMAPHIDACRALYFCTGYMANLAVLCGLAAVSGRATEIFSESLNHASLIDGAKLSRAQVHVYPHGQVQALQSLLEASTAATKIVVTDSVFSMDGDLAPLAAILALCEQHNAWLVIDDAHGFGALGEHGRGVLEHFNLRSPNLVYMGTLGKAAGVGGAFVAAHATVIDWLVQKARPYIYTTAAPPALAHALLTSLDIIGGAEGHARRLHLQELIAQVRGDLRLQRWTLMPSTTAVQPIIIGDNAESMRAAASLYEQGIWVPAIRPPTVPDGTARLRITLSAAHTHDDVACLLDAVNTLEARA; this is encoded by the coding sequence ATGATTTTGTTAGATCAATTAGAAGCACAGCTTGAGGTCCTCAATGCCAAGAGCCTGCGCCGTCGCCGTCGCACCGCTGACACCGCCTGCGCACCGCGTGTGACAGTTGATGGTAATCCGGTGCTGGCGTTTTGCAGCAATGATTACCTGGGTCTGGCAGCGCATCCGAAAATTATCTCAGCCCTGCAGCAAGGCGCCAGCCTGTATGGGGTAGGTAGCGGCGCCTCGCATCTGATTAGTGGCCACAGCCGCGCTCACGCCATTCTGGAAGAGCGTCTGGCCGATTTTATGGCACCGCATATAGATGCATGCCGTGCGCTGTATTTTTGCACCGGCTATATGGCTAATCTGGCGGTTTTGTGCGGCTTGGCTGCGGTGTCGGGACGTGCTACCGAGATTTTTTCAGAAAGCCTTAATCATGCTTCGCTGATAGACGGTGCCAAGCTCTCGCGTGCACAGGTGCACGTGTATCCGCATGGCCAGGTGCAGGCGCTGCAAAGTTTACTGGAAGCGAGTACCGCAGCTACTAAGATAGTTGTCACTGACAGTGTGTTTAGCATGGACGGCGATCTGGCACCTTTGGCCGCTATTTTGGCACTGTGTGAACAGCATAATGCCTGGCTGGTGATCGACGACGCCCACGGCTTTGGAGCCTTGGGTGAACACGGTCGCGGTGTGCTCGAGCATTTCAATCTGCGTTCGCCAAATCTGGTGTACATGGGCACGCTGGGCAAAGCCGCCGGTGTCGGTGGCGCCTTTGTGGCGGCGCATGCCACCGTGATCGACTGGCTGGTGCAAAAAGCGCGCCCGTATATTTACACAACTGCCGCACCGCCTGCGCTGGCGCATGCCTTGCTGACTAGTCTGGATATTATCGGTGGCGCCGAAGGCCATGCGCGACGCCTCCATCTGCAAGAGCTGATCGCGCAAGTGCGCGGTGATCTGCGCCTGCAACGCTGGACTTTGATGCCATCGACGACCGCCGTGCAGCCCATCATTATCGGTGACAATGCCGAGTCTATGCGCGCCGCTGCCAGCCTGTATGAGCAGGGCATCTGGGTGCCGGCGATACGCCCGCCTACCGTGCCCGATGGCACTGCCAGACTACGCATTACCTTGTCGGCCGCGCATACGCACGACGACGTGGCTTGCCTGCTCGATGCTGTGAACACGCTGGAGGCGAGGGCATGA
- the bioA gene encoding adenosylmethionine--8-amino-7-oxononanoate transaminase, whose product MNQNQQSDWVARSLKSVWHPCTQMQHHETVPLIPVSHGRGAWLFDTEGKRYLDGISSWWVNLFGHANPRINAALKDQLDKLEHAMLAGFTHEPVVRLSEKLSALTGGVLGHCFYASDGASATEISLKMSFHFWRNSGQAEKQEFICLKGSYHGETIGALAVTDVALFRDAYGPLLNKAHVVASPDARQALAGESAADVARHAAADLERCMQERAGKIAAVIIEPLVQCATGMAMHDPEYLRLVRSLCDQYQVHMIADEIAVGCGRTGTFFACESAGIWPDFVCLSKGISGGYLPLSLVMTRDEIYQGFYHSDVRRGFLHSHSYTGNPLACRAALATLEIFENDDVLVQNRLKAASISKALQPLAQHEKVENFRQQGMIWAFDAVVDDAAASSFSRRFFSTALEHELLLRPIGKTVYLMPPYILNDKEIADLGNTTLKVFNQVLGELANGVSA is encoded by the coding sequence TTGAATCAAAATCAACAATCTGACTGGGTAGCACGTAGCCTGAAAAGCGTCTGGCACCCTTGCACGCAGATGCAGCACCACGAGACTGTCCCGCTGATACCGGTCAGCCACGGTCGTGGTGCCTGGCTGTTTGATACCGAAGGCAAACGCTATCTCGATGGCATCAGTTCCTGGTGGGTCAATTTGTTTGGCCACGCCAATCCGCGCATCAACGCGGCACTCAAAGATCAACTCGATAAGCTGGAGCACGCGATGCTGGCAGGCTTCACCCATGAACCTGTGGTGCGACTGTCGGAAAAACTCTCAGCCCTAACCGGCGGCGTGCTGGGGCATTGTTTCTACGCTTCCGATGGCGCTTCTGCCACCGAAATTTCTTTGAAGATGAGTTTTCATTTCTGGCGCAACAGCGGTCAGGCTGAAAAACAAGAATTTATCTGCCTCAAGGGCAGTTATCACGGCGAAACCATAGGCGCTTTGGCGGTGACTGACGTGGCGCTGTTCCGCGACGCTTACGGCCCTTTGCTAAACAAGGCGCATGTAGTGGCGTCACCCGATGCACGGCAAGCGCTAGCAGGCGAGAGCGCTGCTGACGTAGCGCGTCATGCTGCCGCTGATCTGGAGCGCTGCATGCAGGAACGTGCTGGTAAAATCGCCGCCGTTATCATAGAGCCGCTGGTGCAATGTGCTACCGGCATGGCGATGCATGATCCCGAATATCTACGACTGGTGCGCTCTCTATGCGACCAGTATCAGGTGCATATGATCGCCGATGAAATCGCGGTCGGTTGTGGTCGCACCGGCACTTTCTTTGCTTGTGAAAGCGCGGGCATCTGGCCGGATTTTGTCTGCCTCTCGAAAGGCATCAGTGGCGGCTATCTACCGCTCTCGCTGGTGATGACGCGCGATGAAATTTATCAGGGTTTTTACCATAGCGATGTGCGTCGCGGATTTTTGCATTCGCATTCCTACACCGGCAATCCGCTGGCTTGTCGCGCCGCGCTGGCGACCCTAGAGATTTTTGAAAATGATGATGTGCTAGTACAAAATCGCCTGAAAGCTGCCAGCATAAGCAAGGCTTTGCAGCCACTGGCGCAGCACGAGAAGGTAGAGAATTTCCGTCAGCAGGGCATGATCTGGGCCTTTGATGCCGTTGTCGATGATGCCGCTGCCAGTAGTTTTTCACGGCGTTTTTTCAGCACTGCGCTGGAACACGAATTGTTGTTGCGCCCGATAGGAAAAACCGTGTATCTGATGCCTCCGTATATCTTGAACGACAAGGAAATTGCTGATCTCGGCAACACCACACTGAAAGTATTTAATCAGGTTTTGGGTGAATTAGCGAACGGGGTTTCAGCATGA
- a CDS encoding enoyl-CoA hydratase/isomerase family protein, whose protein sequence is MNWQTLEVMRLAYTATVTLNRPEVRNAFNETTIAELTQVFAALGADEGVRVIVLAANGSAFCAGADLNWMKKMADYSHRENLADAAQLAQMLHTIYTCPKPVVAKVQGDCYAGGMGLVAACDMVVAVDTANFCLSEVKLGLIPATISPYVIKAMGENAARRYFLTAERFDAAEAKRIGFAHEVVSADALDAKLAELVKALGNNSPNAVRQAKRLVRDVGGREISAALIAATVEDIAQIRASQQGREGVRSFLEKRKPDWLL, encoded by the coding sequence ATGAATTGGCAGACATTGGAAGTTATGCGACTAGCCTACACGGCTACCGTCACCCTAAATCGTCCTGAAGTGCGCAATGCCTTCAACGAAACCACTATCGCCGAATTGACGCAGGTGTTTGCTGCGCTCGGTGCTGACGAGGGCGTGCGTGTCATCGTGCTGGCTGCCAATGGCTCGGCGTTTTGCGCCGGTGCCGATCTGAACTGGATGAAAAAGATGGCCGACTACAGCCATAGAGAAAATCTGGCCGATGCGGCGCAACTGGCGCAGATGCTGCACACGATTTATACCTGCCCTAAACCGGTGGTGGCCAAGGTGCAGGGCGATTGCTATGCCGGCGGCATGGGTCTGGTGGCGGCTTGCGATATGGTGGTGGCGGTAGATACGGCGAATTTCTGCCTGAGCGAAGTCAAGTTGGGCCTGATCCCGGCGACCATTTCTCCGTACGTGATCAAGGCCATGGGCGAAAACGCCGCGCGTCGTTACTTTTTGACGGCAGAGCGTTTTGATGCCGCTGAAGCCAAACGCATAGGTTTTGCGCATGAAGTGGTGAGTGCCGACGCGCTTGATGCCAAGCTGGCGGAACTGGTCAAGGCGTTGGGCAATAACAGCCCGAATGCCGTCAGGCAAGCCAAGCGATTGGTACGTGATGTAGGCGGGCGCGAAATCAGCGCCGCCTTGATCGCCGCCACAGTCGAGGACATTGCACAGATCCGCGCCTCGCAGCAAGGGCGTGAAGGAGTGCGTTCATTTTTAGAGAAGCGCAAGCCGGATTGGTTGCTATAG
- a CDS encoding dienelactone hydrolase family protein, whose product MKIPRLGLVLIAATLFYGISFAQTPNLDAKLNEQIVSVPLGSGIFAVELETTIFKPPGDGPFPLLIMNHGKAPGNAHFQERARYFAISREFVTRGYAVVIPMRKGFSKSTGAYVDGGCNIGGNGQAQADDVQGVLEYVVKQGWVDRERILVAGQSHGGLTTMAFGTRNFAGVKGLINFAGGLRKENCQWELSLVDAFGDFGAKTKLPSLWFYGENDSYFNPELANKMYAAYTKSGANAKLIAYGPFKNDAHSMSGSRDGVKIWWPETEQFLKKLGLPTEVLMQVGNVPQHPRTDFASIDNVDAIPYVKETGRAGYRNFLGRSMPRAFAISASGAWGWGNEGDEPSVRAMSNCQKNSQLPCKLYAVDDYVVWKE is encoded by the coding sequence TTGAAAATTCCACGCTTAGGTTTAGTACTGATAGCCGCCACTTTGTTCTATGGGATCAGTTTTGCGCAAACGCCAAATTTGGATGCAAAGTTGAACGAGCAAATCGTGTCGGTGCCGCTAGGCTCAGGCATCTTTGCTGTGGAGCTGGAAACGACAATATTCAAGCCACCTGGAGACGGGCCGTTTCCGCTGCTGATTATGAACCATGGTAAAGCGCCAGGTAATGCGCACTTTCAAGAGCGTGCGCGTTATTTCGCGATTAGCCGCGAGTTCGTCACGCGCGGATATGCGGTGGTGATCCCTATGCGCAAAGGGTTTTCGAAATCGACAGGTGCGTATGTTGATGGTGGCTGCAATATAGGCGGCAACGGGCAGGCGCAAGCGGACGATGTGCAGGGTGTGCTTGAATATGTAGTCAAGCAGGGGTGGGTGGATAGGGAACGTATTCTGGTCGCTGGTCAATCGCATGGCGGCTTAACGACGATGGCGTTTGGTACGCGTAATTTCGCAGGTGTCAAAGGCTTGATTAATTTTGCGGGTGGCTTACGCAAAGAGAATTGCCAATGGGAGTTGTCGCTGGTGGATGCGTTTGGCGATTTTGGCGCTAAGACCAAATTACCTAGTCTCTGGTTTTATGGAGAAAACGATAGTTATTTTAATCCTGAACTCGCGAATAAAATGTATGCGGCATATACCAAGTCCGGCGCGAATGCGAAATTGATCGCCTATGGGCCGTTTAAGAATGATGCGCACAGCATGAGTGGCAGCCGGGATGGCGTAAAAATTTGGTGGCCGGAAACTGAGCAGTTTTTAAAGAAACTTGGTCTACCAACTGAGGTGCTGATGCAAGTCGGGAATGTGCCGCAACATCCCAGAACAGATTTTGCGTCTATCGACAATGTCGATGCGATACCGTATGTAAAAGAGACAGGAAGAGCCGGGTATAGAAATTTTCTAGGGCGATCGATGCCGCGTGCATTCGCGATATCCGCGAGCGGCGCCTGGGGTTGGGGCAATGAGGGCGACGAGCCTAGCGTTAGGGCAATGAGCAATTGCCAGAAAAACAGTCAGCTACCGTGCAAACTGTATGCAGTCGATGATTATGTAGTATGGAAGGAGTAA
- a CDS encoding carboxyl transferase domain-containing protein: MTTLDSKLNSRSEDFKANTAAMQRVVDDLKEKVAKIALGGGDAAREKHLARGKLLPRDRVQTLLDAGTPFLEFSQLAAYDMYKEKSGQDAAPSAGVITGIGRVAGQECVIVCNDATVKGGTYYPLTVKKHLRAQEIAEQNNLPCIYLVDSGGANLPNQEDVFPDRDHFGRIFFNQATMSSKGIPQIAVVMGSCTAGGAYVPAMSDESIIVKNQGTIFLAGPPLVKAATGEVVSAEDLGGGDVHTRMSGVADHLAQNDIHALSMARTIVSNLNRQKPQQMVLKPVEEPKFAAQELYGVIPLDTRKPFDVREVIARVVDGSHFDEFKARYGTTLVCGFAHIHGMPVGIIANNGILFSESALKGTHFIELCCQRKIPLVFLQNITGFMVGRKYENEGIARNGAKMVTAVATANVPKFTVIIGGSFGAGNYGMCGRAFSPRFMWMWPNARISVMGGEQAASVLATVKRDGIEAKGGSWSAEEEDAFKQPIKDQYEHQGHPYYASARLWDDGVIDPADTRMVLALGLSAALNAPIPDVKFGLFRM; this comes from the coding sequence ATGACGACTCTGGATTCCAAACTCAATAGCCGCTCGGAAGACTTCAAGGCCAATACCGCTGCCATGCAGCGCGTGGTCGATGATCTGAAAGAAAAAGTGGCGAAAATCGCGCTCGGTGGCGGTGACGCTGCACGCGAAAAACATCTGGCGCGTGGCAAGCTGCTGCCGCGTGACCGCGTGCAAACCCTGCTCGACGCTGGCACCCCGTTTCTGGAATTTTCTCAGCTGGCCGCCTACGACATGTACAAGGAAAAGAGCGGGCAAGATGCCGCTCCTTCGGCCGGCGTAATTACCGGCATAGGCCGCGTGGCCGGGCAAGAATGCGTGATCGTCTGTAACGATGCCACCGTCAAAGGAGGGACTTATTATCCGCTGACGGTCAAGAAGCATCTGCGTGCACAAGAAATCGCCGAACAAAACAATCTACCGTGTATCTATCTGGTTGATAGCGGTGGCGCGAATTTACCGAATCAGGAAGATGTCTTTCCGGACCGTGATCATTTCGGTCGCATCTTTTTTAACCAGGCCACCATGTCTTCCAAAGGTATACCGCAAATCGCGGTGGTGATGGGTTCCTGTACTGCCGGTGGTGCGTATGTGCCGGCGATGAGCGATGAGTCGATTATCGTCAAGAATCAGGGTACGATTTTTCTGGCTGGCCCGCCCTTAGTCAAAGCCGCGACCGGTGAAGTGGTCAGCGCCGAAGATCTGGGTGGCGGCGATGTGCATACGCGCATGTCAGGCGTGGCCGATCATCTGGCACAAAACGATATCCATGCGCTGTCTATGGCGCGCACTATTGTTTCGAATCTGAACCGCCAGAAGCCGCAGCAAATGGTACTGAAGCCTGTGGAAGAGCCTAAGTTTGCTGCGCAAGAATTGTATGGCGTAATTCCGCTCGATACCCGCAAGCCTTTTGATGTGCGCGAAGTGATCGCGCGTGTCGTCGATGGCAGCCATTTTGATGAATTCAAGGCGCGTTATGGTACGACTTTAGTCTGCGGCTTTGCGCATATCCATGGCATGCCGGTTGGTATCATCGCCAACAACGGCATCTTGTTTTCCGAGTCGGCCCTAAAAGGCACGCACTTTATCGAGCTGTGCTGCCAGCGCAAGATTCCGCTGGTGTTCCTGCAAAATATTACCGGCTTCATGGTCGGCCGCAAGTACGAAAACGAAGGTATCGCCCGTAACGGTGCCAAGATGGTGACGGCTGTCGCAACTGCCAACGTGCCTAAGTTTACCGTGATTATCGGCGGCAGTTTTGGCGCCGGTAACTACGGCATGTGCGGCCGCGCTTTCTCACCGCGCTTCATGTGGATGTGGCCGAATGCGCGCATCAGCGTCATGGGCGGCGAGCAAGCCGCCAGCGTGCTGGCCACCGTCAAGCGTGACGGTATCGAAGCCAAGGGCGGCAGCTGGAGTGCCGAAGAAGAAGACGCCTTCAAGCAACCGATCAAGGATCAGTACGAGCATCAAGGCCATCCGTATTACGCCAGTGCCCGTTTGTGGGACGACGGCGTGATCGATCCGGCAGATACCCGCATGGTGCTGGCGCTGGGACTGTCGGCGGCTTTGAATGCACCGATTCCGGATGTGAAGTTTGGCCTGTTCAGAATGTAA
- a CDS encoding YchJ family protein, producing MKCPCDSGKNFELCCQPYLTAAALAPNAEALMRSRYTAYSLGDEAYLRATWDERTLPSEQLVHDDPTQWLGLEIKRFIPDGGSATVEFVARYKIGGRAHRLHEVSRFVQHDGKWLYVDGTFPKK from the coding sequence ATGAAGTGCCCTTGTGACTCAGGTAAAAATTTTGAACTGTGCTGCCAGCCGTATCTGACAGCTGCTGCGCTAGCGCCCAATGCCGAAGCCTTGATGCGTTCGCGGTATACCGCCTATAGCTTGGGTGACGAAGCCTATTTACGGGCCACCTGGGATGAGCGCACCCTGCCGTCTGAGCAACTGGTGCACGACGACCCTACGCAATGGCTGGGTCTGGAAATTAAACGTTTTATCCCCGACGGTGGCAGTGCTACGGTCGAGTTTGTGGCACGTTACAAGATAGGCGGGCGCGCACATCGCCTGCACGAAGTAAGCCGTTTTGTACAACATGACGGTAAATGGTTATACGTGGATGGCACGTTTCCTAAAAAATAA
- a CDS encoding rhodanese-like domain-containing protein — protein sequence MKKGYKQLVDEASAEIKTYSVAEALAKMHDPQVQFIDVRDVRELEREGVVPGAFHAPRGMIEFWVDPESPYYKPVFGERKEFILFCGAGWRSALTTKTVQDMGLENVAHIEGGFGAWKAAGAPVAEKEKKESK from the coding sequence ATGAAAAAAGGCTACAAGCAATTGGTAGACGAAGCCAGCGCAGAGATTAAGACCTATAGCGTGGCCGAAGCGCTGGCGAAGATGCATGACCCGCAGGTGCAATTCATCGACGTACGTGATGTCCGTGAACTGGAGCGCGAAGGCGTGGTGCCAGGTGCCTTTCATGCGCCGCGCGGCATGATAGAGTTTTGGGTCGATCCTGAATCGCCGTATTACAAACCAGTATTCGGAGAACGTAAAGAATTTATTTTGTTTTGCGGCGCCGGTTGGCGCAGTGCCTTAACCACCAAAACGGTACAAGACATGGGCCTGGAAAACGTGGCGCATATCGAGGGCGGTTTTGGTGCATGGAAGGCGGCTGGAGCGCCGGTGGCGGAAAAAGAAAAAAAAGAAAGTAAGTAA
- a CDS encoding 2-hydroxychromene-2-carboxylate isomerase: MSAAIEYWFDFVSPYAYLASQSIETLAAKYGRTVDWKPILLGAVFKNTGSMPLTMRPPVMAEYFKHDFQRSARFANLPFVMPDPFPINTQNTARVCLWMKQAAPHLVGAFVRQVTLAYFSGPAAINEPQWLAAQVQALGLDGAAAAAACEDVARKDELKAACEQAMAQGVFGAPWIVIDGEAFWGNDRLPQVELWLANGGF, translated from the coding sequence ATGAGTGCAGCAATCGAATACTGGTTTGATTTCGTCTCGCCGTACGCGTATCTGGCCAGCCAGTCTATCGAGACTTTAGCGGCAAAATATGGCCGCACGGTAGACTGGAAACCGATACTTTTGGGTGCCGTATTCAAGAACACCGGCTCTATGCCTTTGACCATGCGTCCGCCCGTGATGGCGGAGTATTTCAAACATGATTTTCAACGTTCGGCACGTTTTGCAAATTTGCCTTTCGTCATGCCCGATCCGTTTCCTATCAACACGCAAAATACCGCCAGGGTGTGTTTGTGGATGAAGCAAGCCGCACCGCATTTGGTGGGGGCCTTTGTGCGACAGGTGACGCTGGCCTATTTCAGTGGCCCGGCAGCGATCAATGAGCCGCAATGGTTAGCCGCGCAGGTGCAGGCTTTAGGTTTAGACGGCGCTGCGGCTGCGGCGGCTTGTGAGGACGTAGCGCGCAAGGACGAACTGAAAGCCGCTTGCGAGCAAGCGATGGCGCAAGGTGTATTTGGCGCACCGTGGATAGTGATAGATGGCGAGGCATTCTGGGGCAATGATAGATTGCCGCAGGTTGAGCTATGGTTGGCGAATGGCGGTTTTTAA
- a CDS encoding acyl-CoA dehydrogenase family protein has translation MLLTPEHEMIRDAVRAFAQEKLVPNAARWDKEHHFPASELKELAQMGVYGVAVPEEYGGAGMDYLSLALVLEEVAAGDGGTSTVISVNNCPVCSIAMMYANEAQKQQWLKPLAQGEMLGAFCLTEPHAGSDASELRTTARLDGDHYVLNGVKQFITSGKTADVAIVMAVTDKAAGKKGISAFWVDTKTPGYIVAGIEQKMGQHSSDTAQILFENCRIPAENLIGVEGQGYKIALSGLEGGRIGIASQSVGMARAAFEAALAYAKDRTSFGKTIFEHQSVQFKLADMATQIEAARQLIWHAASMKDAGLPCLKEAAMAKLFASEMAEKVCSDAIQIHGGYGYVSDFPVERIYRDVRVCQIYEGTSDIQKILIGRALLAS, from the coding sequence ATGTTACTCACACCAGAACACGAAATGATACGCGACGCTGTGCGCGCCTTTGCCCAGGAAAAACTGGTTCCCAATGCCGCGCGTTGGGATAAAGAGCATCACTTTCCGGCCTCGGAATTAAAAGAGTTGGCGCAAATGGGTGTCTATGGTGTGGCGGTGCCTGAAGAATATGGTGGCGCCGGCATGGATTACCTGTCGCTGGCGCTGGTACTGGAAGAGGTTGCCGCCGGTGATGGCGGTACTTCGACCGTGATCTCGGTCAACAATTGTCCGGTATGCAGTATCGCCATGATGTATGCCAACGAGGCGCAGAAACAACAATGGCTAAAGCCCTTGGCGCAGGGCGAGATGCTCGGTGCATTTTGCCTGACCGAGCCGCATGCCGGCAGCGATGCCTCTGAATTACGCACTACCGCTAGGCTGGACGGCGATCATTATGTGCTCAATGGCGTCAAGCAATTCATCACCAGCGGCAAGACTGCCGACGTGGCGATCGTGATGGCGGTGACCGATAAAGCAGCCGGCAAAAAAGGCATTAGCGCGTTCTGGGTCGATACTAAAACACCCGGTTATATCGTCGCTGGTATAGAGCAAAAGATGGGCCAGCATTCCTCCGATACAGCGCAGATCCTGTTTGAAAACTGCCGTATTCCTGCAGAGAATCTGATCGGCGTCGAAGGCCAGGGTTACAAAATTGCCTTGTCCGGTTTAGAGGGCGGGCGCATTGGTATCGCTTCGCAGTCAGTCGGCATGGCGCGCGCCGCTTTTGAGGCAGCCTTGGCTTACGCTAAAGACCGTACCAGCTTCGGCAAAACGATATTTGAACATCAGTCCGTGCAATTTAAATTGGCTGACATGGCGACCCAAATTGAGGCGGCACGCCAATTGATCTGGCACGCGGCCAGCATGAAAGACGCTGGCTTGCCTTGCCTGAAAGAAGCGGCGATGGCGAAACTGTTTGCTTCAGAAATGGCGGAAAAAGTGTGTTCGGATGCGATACAGATCCATGGTGGCTACGGTTATGTCAGCGATTTCCCGGTAGAGCGTATTTATCGTGACGTGCGGGTCTGCCAGATTTATGAAGGCACCTCCGACATACAGAAAATCTTGATAGGGCGTGCTTTGCTGGCGAGTTAG